Proteins encoded by one window of Cytophagales bacterium:
- a CDS encoding T9SS type A sorting domain-containing protein: MNKLKSIIAILLLSLITLSFKAKAQTWDSVGTGMNGGVGAFVVDTVNNILYAGGGFTTAGGVSANNIAKWDGTSWDSLGSGLNSGVQALAIYNDTLYAAGSFTLAGGISAKYIAKWNGTSWDSVGTGMDSDVMTLAVYNNTLYAGGFFSTAGGVSAPTIAKWDGSNWSSVGTGTNLFVLSLAALNTVLYVGGLFTTAGGVSAINIAQWNGTSWDSLGSGLGDPFADQVLAIDSFNGEVYAGGTFINSGAMSIYRIARWNGASWDSVGTGMNFDVESLTNYNNELYAGGLFTTAGGVAANYIAKWNGTNWYPVGTGMNGWVYSLIEYNGELYAGGDFTTAGGINANYIARWNADTCGITSSFTSSATTICEGEIINFTNTSTGAITYEWQQNGTPFSTATDTSRTFNIAGTYSISLIADSGSCSDSSGVIIIVNPTYSFNTPNDTICDGDSVLIGGVYRKTAGIYYDSLTTANSCDSIIATTLIVNPTYSINTPNDTICDGDSVLIGGIYRKTAGTYYDSLTTVNSCDSVIATTLIVNPTYTINTPDETICDGDSVSIFAVYRKIAGTYYDSLTTANSCDSVIATTLIVNPTYTINTPNETICDGDSVSIFAVYRKIAGTYYDSLTTVNSCDSVIATTLIVNSLPTVNLGADTIICNSCSITLDASAGFSSYDWSTGETTPTITVDSTATYIVQITDTNGCSATDSIAVTISTGINNQSTINNNQLKVHPNPNTGEFTVTFNITEKQQINLKIINIKGQIIYQENLTDFTGSYQNKIDMSGYAKGIYNLQLSTKQGTINKKIILE, from the coding sequence ATGAACAAATTAAAATCAATAATCGCAATTTTGCTTTTAAGTTTAATCACTTTATCCTTTAAAGCAAAAGCCCAAACCTGGGATTCTGTGGGAACGGGAATGAATGGTGGTGTAGGGGCATTTGTTGTAGATACAGTTAATAATATCCTTTATGCCGGTGGAGGGTTTACCACTGCGGGTGGAGTAAGCGCCAATAATATTGCTAAATGGGACGGAACAAGCTGGGATTCTTTAGGATCAGGATTGAATAGTGGTGTACAAGCATTAGCAATTTATAATGATACACTCTATGCGGCAGGTTCTTTTACATTGGCAGGTGGAATAAGCGCCAAATACATTGCAAAATGGAACGGAACAAGCTGGGATTCTGTAGGAACCGGAATGGATTCTGATGTCATGACATTAGCCGTTTACAATAATACACTTTACGCAGGAGGATTTTTTTCAACTGCAGGTGGAGTGAGTGCACCAACTATTGCAAAATGGGATGGAAGTAATTGGAGTTCTGTTGGAACAGGAACTAATCTTTTTGTTCTGTCTTTAGCCGCGCTTAATACTGTTCTATACGTTGGTGGTCTATTTACTACTGCAGGTGGAGTAAGCGCTATTAATATTGCACAATGGAATGGGACAAGCTGGGATTCTTTAGGAAGTGGACTTGGAGATCCCTTTGCAGATCAGGTGTTGGCTATAGATTCGTTTAATGGTGAGGTTTATGCGGGAGGGACTTTTATTAATTCAGGAGCAATGAGCATTTATAGGATCGCTCGATGGAATGGAGCAAGCTGGGATTCAGTAGGAACCGGGATGAACTTTGATGTTGAGTCCTTAACCAACTATAACAATGAACTCTATGCAGGAGGTCTTTTTACAACCGCAGGTGGAGTGGCAGCAAATTATATTGCAAAATGGAACGGGACAAATTGGTATCCAGTAGGGACAGGAATGAATGGTTGGGTTTATTCATTAATTGAGTATAATGGTGAACTCTATGCGGGTGGTGATTTCACAACCGCAGGTGGTATAAACGCAAATTATATTGCCAGATGGAACGCAGATACTTGTGGAATTACCTCCTCTTTTACTTCCAGCGCAACAACGATTTGTGAAGGAGAAATCATCAATTTCACCAATACCAGCACAGGAGCTATTACTTATGAATGGCAGCAAAACGGTACTCCTTTTAGTACGGCTACCGATACTTCAAGAACATTTAATATAGCAGGTACTTATTCCATCAGTCTTATTGCAGATAGCGGCAGTTGCAGTGATTCATCCGGTGTTATAATTATTGTCAATCCAACTTATTCTTTCAACACACCTAACGACACCATCTGTGATGGCGATAGCGTTTTGATAGGTGGTGTTTATCGCAAAACCGCAGGAATATACTATGACAGCTTAACTACTGCCAATAGTTGCGACAGCATAATTGCTACAACCTTGATCGTCAATCCAACTTATTCCATTAACACACCTAACGACACCATCTGTGATGGCGATAGCGTTTTGATAGGTGGTATTTATCGCAAAACAGCAGGAACATACTATGACAGTTTAACCACAGTCAATAGTTGCGACAGCGTAATTGCTACAACCTTAATCGTCAATCCAACTTATACCATTAACACACCGGATGAAACCATCTGCGATGGCGATAGCGTTTCGATATTTGCTGTTTATCGCAAAATAGCCGGAACATACTATGACAGTTTAACCACTGCCAATAGTTGCGATAGCGTAATTGCTACAACCTTAATCGTCAATCCAACTTATACCATTAACACACCTAATGAAACTATCTGCGATGGCGACAGCGTTTCGATATTTGCTGTTTATCGCAAGATAGCCGGAACATACTATGACAGCTTAACCACTGTCAATAGTTGCGATAGCGTAATTGCTACAACCTTAATAGTTAATTCATTACCAACTGTTAATCTCGGTGCAGATACTATTATTTGCAATAGTTGTTCAATAACGCTTGATGCGAGTGCAGGTTTTTCAAGCTATGACTGGTCAACAGGAGAAACCACACCAACCATAACAGTTGATTCAACAGCCACTTATATAGTACAAATCACAGATACAAATGGCTGTTCAGCCACAGATTCAATTGCAGTAACTATCTCAACTGGCATCAATAATCAATCAACAATCAACAATAATCAATTAAAAGTTCACCCAAATCCAAACACCGGAGAATTCACCGTAACATTCAACATAACAGAAAAGCAGCAAATCAATCTCAAAATAATTAACATAAAAGGTCAGATAATTTATCAGGAAAATCTAACTGATTTTACAGGCAGCTATCAAAATAAAATAGATATGAGTGGCTATGCAAAAGGAATATATAATTTACAACTATCAACTAAGCAAGGAACAATCAACAAAAAAATAATCCTTGAATAA
- the ald gene encoding alanine dehydrogenase, producing the protein MIIGVPKEIKEDENRVALTPAGVAELKKSGHTIFVQTTAGIGSGFDDNEYASAGAQILPTIEDVYDRADMIIKVKEPIKQEYNLVKKDQLIFTYFHFASSLELTNAMMKSKAVCLAYETVEEADGSLPLLVPMSEVAGRMAVQQGAKYLERPQKGRGILLGGVPGVNPSNVLILGGGIVGTQAAKMAAGLGANVTIMDISLQRLRYLSDIMPANVITIVSNHYNIREAIKTSDLIIGAVLIPGTKAPNLITRKMLKEMRAGTVLVDVAVDQGGCIETCKPTTHQKPTFVIDEIVHYCVANMPGAVPYTSTLALTNATLPYAIELANKGWEKACSENLELLLGLNIINGDIVYKGVAETFGLEYHDVEEYLAHAR; encoded by the coding sequence ATGATAATAGGAGTCCCCAAAGAGATCAAAGAAGATGAAAACCGTGTAGCGCTTACGCCTGCAGGTGTTGCGGAATTAAAGAAATCCGGACATACCATCTTTGTACAAACAACAGCAGGTATTGGAAGCGGATTTGATGATAATGAATATGCTTCTGCAGGTGCACAAATATTACCAACTATTGAAGATGTTTATGATCGTGCAGATATGATCATCAAGGTAAAAGAGCCTATTAAGCAGGAATATAATCTCGTTAAGAAGGATCAGCTTATCTTCACTTATTTTCACTTTGCTTCCTCGCTAGAACTTACCAATGCTATGATGAAGTCCAAAGCAGTTTGCCTGGCTTATGAAACTGTCGAAGAAGCTGATGGTTCTTTGCCATTGTTGGTACCCATGTCTGAAGTAGCAGGTAGAATGGCAGTTCAACAAGGAGCCAAATACCTGGAACGGCCTCAAAAAGGCAGAGGAATATTATTGGGCGGTGTTCCTGGAGTAAATCCTTCAAATGTACTTATCCTAGGCGGAGGTATCGTTGGTACTCAAGCTGCGAAGATGGCAGCAGGATTGGGAGCTAACGTAACTATTATGGACATAAGCTTGCAGCGACTAAGATATTTGAGCGACATTATGCCTGCCAACGTCATTACCATTGTTTCTAACCATTATAATATCAGGGAAGCGATAAAAACATCAGACCTTATTATTGGGGCAGTTCTGATACCAGGCACTAAAGCACCCAATCTTATCACTCGTAAAATGCTTAAAGAAATGAGAGCGGGTACGGTATTGGTTGATGTTGCCGTTGACCAGGGTGGCTGTATCGAAACCTGCAAACCTACCACACATCAGAAACCCACTTTTGTAATTGATGAAATTGTTCATTATTGTGTTGCCAATATGCCCGGTGCGGTTCCCTATACTTCTACGTTAGCCCTAACCAATGCTACGCTCCCTTATGCCATAGAACTCGCAAATAAAGGATGGGAAAAAGCATGCAGTGAAAACCTGGAACTGTTATTGGGGTTAAATATTATTAATGGAGATATTGTTTATAAAGGTGTAGCAGAGACTTTTGGGTTAGAATATCATGACGTGGAGGAATATCTAGCGCATGCGCGTTGA
- a CDS encoding DUF433 domain-containing protein encodes MNYKDYITIESGKRSGKPCIRGFRITVYDILNMLADEMTFEEIMDDFPKITKEDILACLAYAADREHKVTVLSP; translated from the coding sequence ATAAACTACAAAGATTACATTACCATTGAGTCAGGAAAACGGTCAGGTAAACCTTGTATAAGAGGGTTCAGGATTACAGTTTATGATATTTTAAACATGCTTGCCGATGAAATGACTTTCGAGGAGATAATGGATGATTTTCCAAAAATTACAAAGGAGGATATTCTTGCTTGTTTAGCTTATGCTGCTGATCGGGAACACAAAGTTACAGTATTAAGCCCATGA
- a CDS encoding SulP family inorganic anion transporter, with amino-acid sequence MLKFSNIKGDLFGGITAGIVALPLALAFGVQSGMGAVAGLYGAIVLGILAAIFGGTATQISGPTGPMTVVSAAVIGTVIVLSGSVQNGMGVIIATFLLAGGFQILLGILKVGKYVKFIPYPVLSGFMSGIGAIIILYQLYPFLGHDSEKSTIDIIIHFSKPLTAMNISAVGLGGLTIVIIYLFPKITKVVPSQLVALVVVTLTAFFLKIDVPIIGDIPTGLPELKIASILSIEPSNYWLIVKFAITLAALGAIDSLLTSVIADNVTKTKHNSNRELIGQGIGNMASALIGGIPGAGATMRTVVNINAGGKTRLAGLVHGLLLVVVLFGAGKYAAHIPLCVLAGILITVGIGIIDYKGLKHLLHVPRAEAMILVIVLAITVFGDLLTAVAVGMVLASLAFMKKMSDIVSDESKISSITKFEKELPWKDEEEISDKIEDKIYIKHLDGPLFFGFTAQFQQMTQALPEVKIVIMRMEKVPYIDQSGLYALEEVILGLEKKDIVVLMTGIKEQPVDMLRKLNVVPGLIPESYLFASFRGCTKWLKHNFEESKDGFKKIIDDLHEIKKAEVSYHM; translated from the coding sequence ATTTTGAAATTCAGTAATATAAAAGGAGATCTATTCGGTGGAATAACAGCAGGCATTGTTGCGCTGCCGCTGGCGCTTGCCTTTGGCGTTCAATCGGGCATGGGAGCTGTTGCCGGTCTTTATGGTGCAATAGTGCTTGGGATCCTGGCGGCAATCTTTGGAGGAACAGCCACCCAGATAAGCGGGCCTACCGGGCCGATGACCGTAGTATCGGCAGCAGTCATCGGAACAGTAATTGTGCTTTCCGGAAGCGTGCAGAATGGCATGGGTGTCATTATCGCTACTTTCTTGCTGGCAGGAGGGTTTCAAATTCTCCTGGGTATTTTAAAAGTAGGCAAGTATGTGAAGTTTATTCCCTACCCGGTATTATCAGGATTCATGAGCGGAATAGGAGCGATCATCATCTTATATCAATTGTATCCTTTTTTGGGTCATGATTCTGAAAAAAGCACAATAGATATTATTATTCACTTCTCTAAACCTCTTACAGCAATGAATATAAGTGCGGTAGGATTGGGCGGTTTAACAATTGTTATTATATACCTATTTCCGAAAATTACGAAAGTTGTTCCCAGCCAGTTGGTTGCTTTGGTTGTTGTTACACTAACTGCATTTTTTCTTAAAATTGATGTTCCTATAATAGGAGATATTCCTACAGGACTTCCTGAATTAAAGATTGCTTCCATCTTGTCAATAGAACCTTCAAACTACTGGCTGATCGTGAAGTTTGCCATCACTCTTGCTGCATTGGGTGCAATTGATTCGCTGCTTACTTCGGTGATAGCCGATAACGTCACCAAGACTAAACATAACAGTAACCGGGAGCTGATAGGGCAGGGTATTGGTAATATGGCATCTGCACTGATTGGAGGTATTCCAGGTGCAGGCGCTACCATGAGAACTGTGGTGAATATTAATGCAGGAGGCAAAACACGACTGGCGGGTCTTGTGCATGGTTTGCTGCTTGTTGTTGTGTTATTTGGTGCCGGAAAATATGCTGCCCATATCCCGTTGTGTGTTCTTGCCGGTATTTTGATTACGGTGGGAATTGGAATTATTGACTATAAGGGACTGAAACACCTGCTTCATGTGCCCAGGGCAGAGGCGATGATATTGGTTATAGTACTGGCGATCACTGTTTTCGGGGACCTGCTTACTGCAGTGGCTGTGGGAATGGTTCTCGCATCCCTGGCGTTCATGAAGAAAATGAGTGATATAGTGAGTGACGAATCAAAAATATCTTCCATTACTAAGTTTGAAAAGGAATTACCGTGGAAAGATGAAGAAGAGATTTCAGATAAAATTGAAGATAAGATTTACATCAAACACCTTGACGGACCCTTATTTTTCGGGTTTACTGCTCAATTTCAGCAAATGACCCAAGCCTTGCCTGAAGTTAAAATAGTTATCATGAGGATGGAAAAAGTTCCTTACATAGACCAGTCAGGTTTGTATGCGCTGGAAGAGGTAATACTTGGGCTTGAGAAGAAAGATATTGTGGTGTTGATGACAGGGATCAAGGAACAGCCGGTGGACATGTTAAGAAAGTTGAATGTGGTTCCCGGATTGATACCCGAATCGTATCTGTTTGCAAGCTTTCGTGGTTGCACCAAGTGGCTGAAACATAACTTTGAAGAGAGCAAGGATGGATTTAAAAAAATTATTGATGATCTGCACGAAATTAAAAAGGCGGAGGTATCTTACCATATGTGA
- a CDS encoding M1 family metallopeptidase: MRKIRNLVVAAILLTVYCQLPADLFAQQNISNSKFQQLVEELPTPNNYRTASGAPGHKYWQQKADYVIKAELDDENQRITGFETINYINNSPDALSYLWLQLDQNVRAKSSDSYKSNTHTIDGDLELNELAYFVNHGSFEGGYKIEQVKDKSGLDLKYFINKTMMRVDIPSPLKPDNSYTFSIKWSYNINNHVEIGGRSGYEYFEEDGNYLYEIAQWFPRMAVYDDVNGWQNKQFQGRGEFALSFGDYKVSITVPADHIVAATGELQNADDVLTKKQIERLKKARSNDQPVLIITQDEAVQNEKSRSDKKKTWIFHANNVRDFAWASSRKFIWDAMGVNINQPRTKGQGSNKVLAMSFYPKEGNPLWGKYSTRVVANTLKIYSVYSVDYSYPVAISVHGPVWGMEYPMICFNGARPDPDGSYDEAKKNSLISVVTHEVGHNFFPMIINSDERQWTWLDEGLNSFVQGLALKEWDPQFRPKRGGIKNIISYMKGDKSKMVPIMTNSESLLQFGKNAYGKTAAALNILRNTVMGKELFDYAFKEYCRRWAFKRPMPADLFRTMEDASGVDLDWFWRGWFFTTDHVDMSIENVALLRLEASLPNSLVKGEGEKHHSLNKLNDNNVENSHLSDIHTEYPGFDIAILDKAGYESLYNDLTGEQKDLLGKGLNLYEVKFNNIGGLVMPLILQISYEDSSEEVIRIPAEIWKKNDKQVSQVFVSEKKAVSFKLDPLSETADTDVNNNYFPRRVGEGRRE; the protein is encoded by the coding sequence ATGAGAAAAATCAGAAACCTGGTAGTAGCAGCTATATTGCTTACTGTCTACTGTCAACTGCCTGCTGATTTGTTTGCCCAGCAAAATATCAGCAACTCAAAATTCCAGCAATTAGTAGAAGAACTCCCTACTCCAAACAATTACAGGACAGCTTCTGGCGCTCCGGGACACAAATACTGGCAGCAAAAAGCTGATTATGTTATTAAGGCAGAATTAGATGATGAAAATCAGCGAATCACTGGTTTTGAAACCATTAACTATATCAATAATTCTCCTGATGCGCTTTCTTACCTGTGGCTGCAATTAGACCAGAATGTAAGAGCAAAAAGTTCAGACTCCTACAAATCCAATACACACACAATAGATGGCGATCTTGAGCTGAACGAATTAGCCTATTTTGTGAATCATGGTAGCTTTGAAGGCGGATATAAAATTGAGCAGGTTAAAGACAAATCAGGGCTGGATTTAAAATATTTTATTAATAAAACTATGATGCGGGTAGATATTCCTTCACCATTAAAACCAGATAATTCTTACACCTTTTCCATAAAATGGAGCTATAATATCAATAACCATGTGGAAATAGGGGGACGCTCAGGATATGAATATTTTGAAGAAGATGGAAATTACCTGTATGAAATTGCGCAATGGTTTCCACGTATGGCTGTATATGATGATGTAAACGGCTGGCAGAACAAGCAGTTTCAAGGCAGGGGCGAGTTTGCGTTATCATTCGGAGATTATAAGGTAAGCATTACCGTACCGGCAGATCACATAGTGGCAGCCACAGGAGAATTGCAAAATGCGGATGATGTGCTAACAAAAAAACAGATCGAAAGACTGAAAAAAGCCCGGAGTAATGATCAGCCTGTACTTATTATTACCCAGGATGAAGCTGTACAAAATGAAAAATCCAGGTCAGATAAAAAGAAAACCTGGATCTTTCATGCCAACAACGTGCGTGATTTTGCCTGGGCAAGTTCAAGGAAATTCATCTGGGACGCCATGGGTGTGAATATCAACCAGCCTCGCACCAAAGGTCAGGGTAGCAACAAAGTGCTTGCCATGTCATTTTATCCAAAGGAGGGGAATCCCCTCTGGGGAAAATACTCTACCAGAGTGGTTGCTAATACGTTAAAAATCTATTCAGTATATAGTGTTGACTATAGTTACCCTGTTGCGATCTCTGTTCATGGGCCGGTTTGGGGCATGGAATATCCTATGATCTGCTTTAACGGTGCCCGCCCTGATCCGGACGGTTCCTATGATGAGGCGAAGAAAAACAGCCTCATATCGGTGGTCACCCATGAAGTAGGGCATAATTTTTTCCCCATGATCATCAATTCGGATGAAAGGCAGTGGACATGGTTAGATGAAGGGCTGAATAGCTTTGTTCAGGGGCTTGCCCTTAAAGAATGGGATCCTCAATTCCGTCCAAAAAGGGGAGGCATAAAGAACATAATCAGCTATATGAAAGGTGATAAATCCAAAATGGTTCCGATCATGACCAATTCCGAATCACTTTTACAGTTTGGCAAAAATGCTTACGGAAAAACTGCTGCTGCGCTGAATATTTTGAGAAATACGGTGATGGGTAAAGAATTATTTGACTATGCTTTTAAGGAATATTGCAGAAGGTGGGCATTCAAACGTCCGATGCCTGCCGACTTATTCCGTACCATGGAAGATGCTTCAGGGGTAGACCTTGACTGGTTCTGGAGAGGCTGGTTTTTTACTACCGATCATGTAGATATGTCAATTGAGAATGTTGCATTGTTAAGATTAGAAGCCTCACTCCCTAATTCCCTCGTCAAAGGGGAAGGAGAAAAGCATCACTCCTTAAATAAATTAAACGATAATAACGTTGAAAATAGCCACCTATCAGATATTCATACCGAATACCCGGGATTCGATATAGCAATTTTAGATAAGGCTGGTTATGAAAGTTTATACAATGACCTTACCGGTGAACAGAAAGATCTGTTAGGAAAAGGCTTAAACTTATATGAGGTGAAATTTAATAATATTGGGGGCCTGGTAATGCCCTTGATCCTGCAAATCAGCTATGAAGATAGTTCGGAAGAAGTGATAAGAATACCAGCCGAGATCTGGAAGAAAAATGATAAACAGGTCAGCCAGGTATTTGTATCAGAAAAAAAAGCCGTGTCTTTCAAACTTGATCCGTTATCAGAAACAGCCGATACTGATGTTAATAACAATTATTTCCCAAGGAGGGTAGGGGAGGGTAGGAGGGAATAA
- a CDS encoding HupE/UreJ family protein — protein sequence MSTFSSYFIQGFHHISSLNTYDHILFVAALFIIYQIADWKKVLWLVTSFTFGHLISVVLTSLNDFTINNHLIEFLLPCTILITAISNIFFRKEKYQYRYPSHNFRYFFGVFFAFIHGMGISNHLRQVLGNSENIMLKLFAFNIGVEVCQILLLFAILAASFIFVYFFRITRREWNLIISGVVGGIALVLVIENSIF from the coding sequence ATGTCAACTTTTTCATCATACTTTATCCAGGGTTTCCATCACATCAGCAGCTTAAATACTTACGACCACATTCTTTTTGTGGCAGCATTGTTTATTATTTATCAAATAGCTGATTGGAAAAAGGTGCTGTGGTTAGTTACCTCTTTTACCTTCGGGCATTTAATATCGGTGGTACTAACTTCATTGAATGATTTTACTATTAATAATCATCTGATTGAATTTCTCCTGCCATGTACCATTCTCATTACTGCTATTTCAAACATTTTTTTTAGAAAGGAAAAATATCAATACAGGTATCCTTCACATAATTTCAGGTACTTCTTTGGCGTTTTCTTTGCCTTCATACATGGGATGGGAATTTCAAATCATCTCAGGCAGGTTTTGGGCAATAGTGAAAACATCATGTTGAAACTTTTTGCCTTTAATATTGGCGTGGAAGTATGTCAAATATTACTTTTGTTTGCTATATTAGCGGCTTCATTCATATTTGTCTATTTTTTCAGAATAACACGGAGAGAATGGAACCTGATCATTTCCGGTGTTGTCGGGGGGATTGCACTTGTGTTGGTGATTGAAAATAGTATATTTTAG